The following proteins are encoded in a genomic region of Neosynechococcus sphagnicola sy1:
- a CDS encoding Mur ligase domain-containing protein — protein sequence MDLPQVICSTAINLANPEYQAALDLGCPVFHRSDVLSALIAAYQSIAVAGTHGKTTTSSLIGYLLLQAGFDPTIIVGGEVAAWGGTPDSAKGCISSLRPMNPMAH from the coding sequence GTGGATCTGCCCCAAGTGATTTGCTCCACGGCGATCAACCTGGCCAATCCAGAGTATCAAGCCGCATTGGATCTCGGTTGCCCGGTGTTTCACCGTTCCGATGTTTTGTCGGCACTGATTGCTGCTTATCAAAGCATTGCAGTAGCTGGAACCCATGGCAAGACCACTACCAGTAGCCTGATTGGCTACCTGTTATTGCAAGCGGGGTTCGATCCCACCATCATCGTGGGTGGCGAGGTGGCAGCCTGGGGGGGAACGCCCGACTCGGCAAAGGGGTGCATCTCGTCGCTGAGGCCGATGAATCCGATGGCTCATTGA
- a CDS encoding Mur ligase domain-containing protein, with the protein MLKPVDFSGRPFHFIGIGGIGMSALAYVLAQRKLPVSGSDIRASHITERLKAMGARVFYGQEAANLGSFQSPGMISTTPSLVRHLSVT; encoded by the coding sequence ATGCTGAAACCCGTTGATTTCAGCGGTCGGCCGTTTCACTTTATCGGCATTGGTGGAATCGGCATGTCTGCCCTAGCCTATGTTTTGGCCCAGCGTAAGCTACCCGTCTCAGGCTCAGATATTCGAGCTAGCCATATCACGGAACGCTTAAAGGCGATGGGGGCCAGGGTTTTTTACGGTCAGGAAGCTGCCAATCTGGGGTCTTTTCAATCCCCTGGGATGATCTCCACAACCCCCTCTCTAGTTCGTCATCTGTCTGTTACCTGA
- the nadD gene encoding nicotinate (nicotinamide) nucleotide adenylyltransferase yields MPRIAIFGGTFDPVHWGHLLIAETALNQCALDQVIWVPTHLPPHKLSQPQSGFEHRAAMVAIAIADQPRFRLSTLEARRAEPSYAISTLRDLAVQYPHAEWFWVIGLDAFETLPRWQQCQTVAATCEWLVAPRGCCDLVHSPPLPKQSPMQQCQQITQQLAARGVGLRWQLLQIPTLDISSSLIRQYQRDRRSIRYLLPESVQLYIKKHQLYLHAADLEI; encoded by the coding sequence ATGCCGAGAATTGCAATTTTTGGTGGCACTTTTGATCCAGTTCATTGGGGACATCTGCTGATTGCTGAAACAGCACTGAATCAATGTGCATTGGATCAGGTAATTTGGGTGCCCACCCACCTCCCTCCCCACAAATTGTCCCAGCCACAATCGGGGTTCGAGCATCGAGCGGCGATGGTGGCGATCGCGATCGCGGATCAGCCTCGTTTTCGGCTGTCAACCCTAGAAGCTAGGCGTGCAGAGCCTTCCTATGCCATCTCGACCTTGAGGGACTTAGCTGTTCAATATCCCCATGCCGAATGGTTTTGGGTGATTGGTCTTGATGCCTTTGAGACCCTACCCCGCTGGCAACAGTGTCAAACTGTCGCCGCCACCTGTGAATGGCTGGTGGCCCCTCGGGGTTGCTGTGATCTGGTTCACAGCCCTCCCCTCCCAAAACAATCTCCGATGCAACAGTGTCAGCAGATTACCCAGCAGTTGGCAGCACGGGGGGTAGGACTACGATGGCAACTCTTGCAAATTCCCACCCTTGATATCTCCTCAAGCCTGATTCGCCAATATCAGCGAGATCGCCGATCCATCCGTTACCTACTACCTGAATCCGTACAGCTTTACATTAAGAAACACCAACTTTATCTCCACGCAGCAGACCTTGAGATCTGA